The proteins below come from a single Zea mays cultivar B73 chromosome 8, Zm-B73-REFERENCE-NAM-5.0, whole genome shotgun sequence genomic window:
- the LOC100282405 gene encoding Mannosyl-oligosaccharide 1,2-alpha-mannosidase MNS3 — translation MSGSSGPLPYSMRDVGAGGAYNNAKFRHRSRLKMVLQSLATNRSKYHCGKFTVGKFLSLLMVSGLLYLFMHKGSEGIVSSELHGKEVQNKNVRRSPSIRTFWRKPPRLPPRLPPNEIYKNNSLLQQSPSEWTSRQKKVKEAFEHAWSGYQKYAMGYDELMPLSHRGTDGLGGLGATIVDSLDTAIIMGADDVVSEASKWIEDNLMKRISEKGQVNLFETTIRVLGGLLSAYHLSGGDHPGAGDSGVPVTYKKANPERLLEVSKDLADRLLLAFTSSPTAIPLSDVILRDHTAHAAPDGLSSTSEASTLQLEFSYLSKVLGDPKYDRAAMKVLEHIHTLPKVEGLVPIYINPSSGQFSGENIRLGSRGDSYYEYLLKVWVQQEEYRDSSLKYLFEMYTEAMRGVKHLLVRKTVPNGLVFVGELPFGRNGGFSPKMDHLVCFLPGTLALGATKGITKRKALETNLLTDEDIENLQLAEDLAKTCVEMYFVTSTGLAPEIAYFHIEGDTEGGPDGGNKSSKYINDIVIKPLDRHNLLRPETVESLFVLYRITEDSKYREWGWQIFQAFEKYTKVDSGGYTSLDDVTSLPPSTRDKMETFFLGETLKYLYLLFDENNTLPLDKYVFNTEAHPLPVMRSAEQASHSV, via the exons ATGAGTGGCAGCTCGGGCCCCCTCCCCTACTCGATGCGCGATGTGGGTGCTGGCGGCGCCTACAACAACGCCAAGTTCCGCCACCGGTCTCGCCTCAAG ATGGTTCTACAGTCCTTGGCTACTAACAGAAGCAAATACCATTGTGGAAAGTTCACTGTTGGTAAATTCTTGAGCCTGTTGATGGTTTCTGGCTTATTGTACTTATTTATGCACAAAGGCTCAGAGGGTATTGTATCCAGTGAGCTTCATGGCAAAGAAGTACAGAATAAAAATGTTAGGAGATCTCCCAGTATACGCACATTCTGGAGAAAACCACCAAGGCTGCCCCCACGCCTCCCTCCAAATGAAATCTACAAAAATAATTCTCTGCTTCAGCAGTCTCCATCTGAGTGGACATCGAGGCAGAAGAAAGTTAAAGAAGCATTTGAACATGCATGGTCTGGTTATCAAAAGTATGCAATGGGTTACGATGAGCTTATGCCTCTGAGCCACAGAGGCACAGATGGGTTAGGTGGTCTAGGAGCTACTATTGTGGATTCTTTGGATACTGCGATAATAATGGGTGCTGATGATGTTGTTTCTGAAGCATCAAAATGGATTGAAGACAACCTAATGAAAAGAATTAGTGAGAAAGGGCAGGTTAACTTATTTGAGACTACCATCCGTGTCTTGGGAGGGCTTCTTAGTGCATACCATTTGAGTGGTGGTGATCATCCAGGGGCAGGTGACTCCGGAGTACCTGTAACATATAAAAAGGCTAATCCAGAGCGACTTTTGGAAGTTTCAAAGGATTTAGCCGACAGGTTATTATTGGCTTTTACATCAAGCCCAACAGCTATACCTTTAAGTGATGTTATTCTTCGTGACCATACTGCACATGCAGCGCCTGATGGCTTAAGCAGCACTTCAGAGGCTTCAACGTTGCAATTAGAGTTCAGTTACCTCAGTAAAGTATTAGGGGATCCTAAGTACGACAGGGCGGCAATGAAGGTGTTAGAGCATATACATACACTCCCAAAGGTGGAGGGTCTGGTGCCTATTTACATCAA CCCCTCCTCTGGTCAATTTAGTGGTGAGAATATTCGATTAGGATCTCGAGGGGACAGTTATTATGAGTATCTGCTAAAAGTGTGGGTTCAGCAGGAGGAATATCGTGACAGTAGTTTAAAGTATCTATTTGAAATGTATACTGAGGCAATGAGAGGGGTCAAGCATCTTCTTGTTCGGAAAACTGTTCCAAATGGGTTGGTATTTGTTGGGGAGCTTCCATTTGGACGAAATGGCGGGTTTAGTCCTAAAATGGATCACCTG GTGTGTTTTCTTCCTGGTACCCTTGCTCTTGGTGCAACTAAAGGTATCACCAAGAGAAAAGCTCTTGAGACTAATTTGTTAACTGATGAAGATATAGAAAATCTGCAGCTTGCTGAAGATCTTGCCAAAACATGTGTTGAGATGTACTTCGTGACCTCTACCGGCCTTGCTCCTGAAATAGCTTATTTCCACATTGAG GGTGATACAGAAGGGGGGCCTGATGGTGGGAATAAAAGCTCCAAATATATCAATGATATCGTAATAAAACCACTTGACCGTCACAATCTTCTACGCCCAGAGACTGTGGAATCACTATTTGTTTTGTATAGAATCACAGAGGATTCCAA GTATAGGGAGTGGGGTTGGCAGATCTTTCAGGCTTTTGAGAAGTACACAAAAGTTGATTCTGGTGGTTACACATCATTGGATGATGTCACAAGCCTACCTCCTTCCACGAGAGATAAAATGGAAACTTTCTTTCTTGGAGAAACATTGAAGTATTTGTATTTACTGTTTGATGAAAACAATACCCTTCCCCTAGATAAGTATGTGTTCAATACAGAGGCCCATCCTCTTCCAGTTATGCGGTCTGCAGAACAGGCTTCACATTCTGTGTAG